The Papaver somniferum cultivar HN1 chromosome 3, ASM357369v1, whole genome shotgun sequence genome includes a region encoding these proteins:
- the LOC113356645 gene encoding pentatricopeptide repeat-containing protein At4g32450, mitochondrial-like → MKRKPATIVIRLLPHMFTNSQSNLNSIYINFFNKVQTFRTVAAERIDYQTQSSNSGSEGGGDFQQTTAAGFHTPNPYRGNPNDNNQLQNNGFCKNELNKNPNSSYFQSNHNTNFQHNPSESHPKVQNINPNGFNPIDFQHNANVCYTYNSRGLEQNLDGHYRENSTPHSPNESSYREHLQKPNGYKKETEVWGFQQNQNGLRSQMNNVHSQSSVNNVESESEVKCNGIFEEMDSFCKDGNVKEAMRVMNLLYQQGIEIGLFQYCHLMKVIGEVVAKEEAKLIHNHLLKTKLSSETTIQNKVLDMYLKCGLVSDAHDLFGKIPARNLTSWDTMIVGLADNGYGEDAIDVFTEFKEAGGRPDGQMFLGVFYACSTLCDITEGMLHFESMSKVFGIAPSMDHYVGVVKMLESTGYLDEAFEFIENMPVEPSIDVWETLMNLCRIHGNLETGDLCESIVALLDPSRLNVESKAGLVPVDPSDYVITEKKKMYLDQEPLGLVSNVKQYMAGDTSHPDNDIIYAHLRMLSVHMKESGYIPEVRCALHDVDDESKATSLLGHSEKLACVAGLLSTPARSRMRIIKNLRVCVDCHNALKFISKIVGRHIIARDAKRFHHFEDGVCNCNEFW, encoded by the coding sequence ATGAAAAGAAAACCAGCTACGATTGTCATCAGATTATTACCTCATATGTTCACAAACTCTCAATCAAATCTGAATTCTATTTACATTAATTTCTTCAATAAAGTTCAGACCTTTAGAACTGTTGCTGCTGAAAGAATTGATTATCAAACTCAATCAAGTAATAGTGGTTCAGAGGGAGGAGGAGATTTTCAGCAGACTACAGCTGCTGGGTTTCACACACCAAATCCTTACAGAGGTAATCCTAATGACAATAATCAACTTCAGAATAATGGGTTCTGTAAAAATGAGTTGAACAAGAACccaaattcttcatattttcagaGTAATCATAATACGAATTTTCAACACAACCCTAGTGAGTCTCATCCTAAGGTACAGAACATAAATCCTAATGGGTTTAATCCAATTGATTTCCAGCATAATGCTAATGTATGTTACACTTATAATTCGAGAGGTTTGGAACAGAATCTAGATGGTCATTATAGAGAGAATTCTACTCCACACAGTCCGAATGAGTCCTCGTACAGAGAACATTTGCAGAAACCAAATGGGTATAAAAAGGAAACGGAAGTTTGGGGATTTCAACAGAACCAAAATGGATTGCGTTCGCAGATGAATAACGTTCATTCTCAATCATCCGTGAATAATGTGGAATCTGAAAGTGAGGTGAAGTGTAATGGTATCTTTGAGGAGATGGATAGTTTCTGTAAAGATGGTAATGTGAAGGAAGCTATGAGGGTAATGAACTTGTTATATCAACAAGGTATTGAGATTGGTTTGTTCCAGTATTGTCATTTGATGAAGGTTATTGGGGAAGTTGTTGCTAAAGAAGAGGCAAAATTGATTCATAACCATCTCCTGAAGACAAAGCTCTCTTCGGAAACTACCATACAAAATAAGGTATTAGACATGTATTTGAAATGTGGCTTAGTGTCTGATGCTCATGATTTGTTTGGAAAAATACCTGCTCGAAATCTGACATCTTGGGACACCATGATAGTTGGTCTGGCAGATAATGGATACGGAGAAGACGCAATTGATGTGTTCACTGAATTCAAGGAGGCTGGAGGAAGACCCGATGGCCAAATGTTTCTTGGGGTTTTTTACGCTTGTAGTACTCTTTGTGATATTACTGAAGGAATGTTGCACTTTGAGTCGATGAGTAAAGTTTTTGGTATTGCACCCTCCATGGATCATTATGTGGGTGTTGTGAAAATGTTGGAAAGTACAGGATACTTAGATGAGGCTTTCGAGTTCATTGAAAATATGCCAGTTGAACCAAGTATCGATGTTTGGGAAACTTTGATGAATCTTTGCAGAATTCATGGGAACCTGGAAACTGGGGACCTTTGTGAGAGTATCGTTGCTCTCTTAGATCCCTCACGGTTAAATGTCGAATCGAAGGCAGGTCTTGTGCCAGTGGACCCCTCTGATTATGTAATAACCGAGAAGAAAAAAATGTATCTAGATCAGGAACCATTAGGATTAGTTAGTAACGTTAAACAGTATATGGCAGGCGATACATCCCACCCTGATAATGACATAATATATGCCCATTTGAGGATGCTGAGTGTGCATATGAAAGAGTCTGGTTATATACCAGAGGTTAGATGCGCATTGCATGATGTAGATGATGAAAGTAAAGCTACATCACTTCTCGGACACAGTGAAAAATTGGCTTGTGTTGCTGGTCTCTTAAGTACCCCTGCTCGCAGCCGCATGCGAATAATCAAGAATCTTAGAGTCTGTGTGGATTGCCATAATGCATTGAAGTTTATCTCAAAGATTGTTGGAAGGCATATCATTGCTCGCGATGCCAAGCGgtttcaccattttgaagatGGGGTGTGTAACTGCAACGAATTCTGGTAA
- the LOC113356646 gene encoding peroxidase 51-like isoform X2 yields the protein MGKFNGYCIVICMILVLNFDLGSAQLRQNFYGSTCRNVEQIVRGVVNTKFQQTFVTVPATLRLFFHDCFVNGCDASVMIASSGGNTAEKDHADNLSLAGDGFDTVIKAKKAVDAQCGANKVSCADILAMATRDVVVVSGGPNYPVELGRRDGLVSTASSVEGNLPKPTFNLNQLNSMFAKHGLSQADMIALSAAHTLGFSHCTKVAPRIYNFSPQKAVDPSLDRNYATQLQGMCPRNVDPRVAINMDPVTPRTFDNQYFKNLQQAFITAMTKLGRVGVKTGSQGNIRRDCGAFN from the exons ATGGGAAAGTTCAATGGTTACTGTATAGTTATTTGTATGATATTAGTTTTGAATTTTGATCTTGGTTCAGCACAACTCAGACAAAATTTCTATGGCAGCACTTGTAGAAACGTGGAACAAATTGTTCGAGGTGTTGTGAATACGAAGTTCCAACAAACATTCGTTACTGTCCCAGCTACTCTTCGTCTCTTCTTCCATGATTGCTTTGTTAAT GGTTGTGATGCATCAGTAATGATTGCATCTTCTGGAGGCAATACTGCAGAAAAAGATCATGCCGATAATCTATCGTTAGCTGGAGACGGATTCGATACAGTGATCAAAGCTAAAAAAGCTGTTGATGCTCAATGTGGTGCTAATAAAGTTTCTTGTGCTGATATTCTTGCCATGGCGACAAGAGATGTCGTTGTTGTG TCTGGTGGACCGAATTACCCTGTGGAACTAGGACGACGAGACGGATTAGTGTCAACTGCATCAAGCGTTGAAGGAAACTTAccaaaaccaacatttaatctaAACCAGCTGAATTCCATGTTCGCTAAACATGGTCTCTCTCAAGCAGATATGATTGCTCTATCAG CTGCGCATACATTAGGATTTTCTCACTGTACCAAGGTCGCACCCCGTATATACAATTTCAGTCCGCAGAAAGCAGTGGATCCATCACTCGATAGAAATTACGCAACACAACTACAAGGGATGTGCCCCAGAAATGTGGATCCACGAGTGGCCATTAATATGGATCCAGTAACACCGAGGACATTCGACAACCAGTACTTCAAGAATCTCCAACAAG CTTTCATCACTGCCATGACTAAACTTGGTCGTGTTGGAGTCAAAACTGGATCACAAGGGAACATTCGTCGTGATTGTGGTGCATTTAATTAA
- the LOC113356646 gene encoding peroxidase 51-like isoform X1, protein MGKFNGYCIVICMILVLNFDLGSAQLRQNFYGSTCRNVEQIVRGVVNTKFQQTFVTVPATLRLFFHDCFVNGCDASVMIASSGGNTAEKDHADNLSLAGDGFDTVIKAKKAVDAQCGANKVSCADILAMATRDVVVVSGGPNYPVELGRRDGLVSTASSVEGNLPKPTFNLNQLNSMFAKHGLSQADMIALSAAHTLGFSHCTKVAPRIYNFSPQKAVDPSLDRNYATQLQGMCPRNVDPRVAINMDPVTPRTFDNQYFKNLQQGKGLFTSDQVLFTDSRSKSMVNTWANNSAAFNQAFITAMTKLGRVGVKTGSQGNIRRDCGAFN, encoded by the exons ATGGGAAAGTTCAATGGTTACTGTATAGTTATTTGTATGATATTAGTTTTGAATTTTGATCTTGGTTCAGCACAACTCAGACAAAATTTCTATGGCAGCACTTGTAGAAACGTGGAACAAATTGTTCGAGGTGTTGTGAATACGAAGTTCCAACAAACATTCGTTACTGTCCCAGCTACTCTTCGTCTCTTCTTCCATGATTGCTTTGTTAAT GGTTGTGATGCATCAGTAATGATTGCATCTTCTGGAGGCAATACTGCAGAAAAAGATCATGCCGATAATCTATCGTTAGCTGGAGACGGATTCGATACAGTGATCAAAGCTAAAAAAGCTGTTGATGCTCAATGTGGTGCTAATAAAGTTTCTTGTGCTGATATTCTTGCCATGGCGACAAGAGATGTCGTTGTTGTG TCTGGTGGACCGAATTACCCTGTGGAACTAGGACGACGAGACGGATTAGTGTCAACTGCATCAAGCGTTGAAGGAAACTTAccaaaaccaacatttaatctaAACCAGCTGAATTCCATGTTCGCTAAACATGGTCTCTCTCAAGCAGATATGATTGCTCTATCAG CTGCGCATACATTAGGATTTTCTCACTGTACCAAGGTCGCACCCCGTATATACAATTTCAGTCCGCAGAAAGCAGTGGATCCATCACTCGATAGAAATTACGCAACACAACTACAAGGGATGTGCCCCAGAAATGTGGATCCACGAGTGGCCATTAATATGGATCCAGTAACACCGAGGACATTCGACAACCAGTACTTCAAGAATCTCCAACAAGGTAAAGGACTATTCACATCAGACCAAGTTCTCTTCACCGATAGTAGATCGAAATCTATGGTTAATACATGGGCTAACAATTCTGCTGCTTTTAATCAAGCTTTCATCACTGCCATGACTAAACTTGGTCGTGTTGGAGTCAAAACTGGATCACAAGGGAACATTCGTCGTGATTGTGGTGCATTTAATTAA